ACCATTGGCTGGATAGCCTGATATATCATGGCACCCGTGGACGGGAGTATTGTGACCATGGTGGAAAACGGGCAGTGCAAGGGCATCATCATGAATCCTTGTCGACCCGTTGGGATGAGCACCCCTACCTCTCACGCCGTCCTCCCAAGACCATCCCTCCGGAGACCTTTGGCCGAGCCTTTCTTCTCTCGGCATTCGCAGCAGCTCAGTCGCTGAGAATCACCCTCTCGGACCTGTTATGCACCGCCACGTGCTGGATAGCTCGATCCGTTGCCGACGCCGTCCGCCAATGGTTGCCCGCGGATGCCTTGACCCATCCCCTTCTCGTCAGCGGCGGTGGCGTACGCAATGGCTTCCTCTGGCAATTGTTGGCCCAGCACTTCCCCGTTGGGTTGCAGCGGACCGATGTGGCGGGGATTCCTCCACTAGGCCGACAGGCGGCTGCTGCTGCGATCCTCGCTACCTTGACTTGCGATGGTGTCGCCGGTCAATTCCCCTTTCTCACAGGCGCCCGAGGAGGACGATGGTTGGGTAGTTTTTGTCCTGGCGATCCACGACATTGGTCGCGATTGAGTGCTTGGGTTGCCGAACAAACCAAGGACTTGGCGCTTCTCCGTGCCGCCTGACTTGCCACCAATACTGGCCGCAAGTAATGCTCACACGATAGGGGGTCTCCTATCATACTCGTCGCCATGAGTTATATGCACATGAAACTTCATAAACAATTTTCTAAGATGGTACAAACAAATTGCAAACAGCGCTGTGCCACACAGCGATATGAGTTGAATCGTGTTTAAGTGAAATGAAGAATCCGCTCGAAAGAGCTGGAGTGGATCATATCATTTGGTTTCACTGCACTTAGTTTCACCTGAGTTTCAA
The Thermogemmata fonticola genome window above contains:
- a CDS encoding anhydro-N-acetylmuramic acid kinase, producing the protein MRLVVGVSISSGWEGVDAVVLQVQGIGLELQPRLLASVRVPFPLSLRDWCICSRLEVRDHGRPASHSERTGVAEVAVQALRQTLTQAGVGVRDLFVCGLLEPVIGSTWLDWAEMAARLAEQTGCSVVHSMPQRDRAAGGSGRLLTALADFLLFRHLPLPRVLLHVGHVTSLLYLPGHGSLKQLFGFEVGPGNHWLDSLIYHGTRGREYCDHGGKRAVQGHHHESLSTRWDEHPYLSRRPPKTIPPETFGRAFLLSAFAAAQSLRITLSDLLCTATCWIARSVADAVRQWLPADALTHPLLVSGGGVRNGFLWQLLAQHFPVGLQRTDVAGIPPLGRQAAAAAILATLTCDGVAGQFPFLTGARGGRWLGSFCPGDPRHWSRLSAWVAEQTKDLALLRAA